One genomic segment of Besnoitia besnoiti strain Bb-Ger1 chromosome VII, whole genome shotgun sequence includes these proteins:
- a CDS encoding hypothetical protein (encoded by transcript BESB_079400), with protein MGCRCEVDTPSGGEEEEASESLPLRTSCRSPRLLSCFSCLGSAVAPLRKLARCCTPRALFLVASATLCALLLLSHTCVNLLTLTRFFASPAEDFFSLSANWLPSSLNSHALFEGFFFVKNGARVSSRATRPQGSRLSSLDERLLSCPFQPDSEHSRRRRRRPPRAPEAVEDEAAASEGEAEQSKAASERQSRGGTLSPAFFFHLGDRHNEFPALDFVADLEDRCELVRTEEQRRPHGTPSASASQPRASSPSAAVAGFDSPGSEARERGRRSPWTPPSFLGHAAAAGAESLPLISSSSSILPPPASIAYTRALLSRLAAEGESPEEAGKRALLPGVDFPATRVFVLYVPHTGDRSSMTQIDQAFGFIESWRYAFSVSQNKRKEIVELPDARLPPDFSRDALTGENLFFASSLKSTKHPAGNGRQTRDRWRPVLSDELAREEASLEEHRERRELHSRTSALAYAPGPPSASPPAPSLPSALPSSAASSSPGSSLVQAKTTTPPKGRRDEGEQEGDAKAGEPQAGIDAEEAEVPLTLEEAPEIQGEIGGSTALRTPVVNDVLIVVDPRVEGVHLPWICDELDALGGIAGARRDLLRRLRRGLALRQRSATSTQKNSTAHAERLSPGALAGDAQSVSRENDSEGDAQDPTQSAEKREALAADTPPRIGEDAQQHRCLVVRLLLDETQGRAFWTQKHPAMHSVSALTHPLVAWLLGQYDLALRSDNDAFLSPALVRTDNTPWITGVNEETGEAEFAFFTGWGGYNSETNRIVLPEYARLLKLRHQRVHNVGSTWYGRPSDVVRAARLSVKVGDFLMNADPVFVRLDGEWPTWYRGVLLLYAAEIAVNHLIDRRRLFVRKDLLDTSAAEKIKWTESPGLHIHCWHTPDFFSKHRFGDGGYDEKALLGSPDFDFEDVRWYAFLNASNGKRRRELQQLAAKRVAKRAEGDILAYAPLSRLLESVLVKPFSSCPLEKPHAVYGGRVCCVFKKRLCMRSKSGRQTKEEQGTCCKIGRDAEFCVLPPCRDWTPEEAPSERPTPEEQTFSSAQDSVPRVDTGADPTEYATHAQAHARSSMCKYINL; from the exons ATGGGCTGTCGGTGCGAAGTGGATACGCCTAgcgggggcgaggaggaagaagcaagCGAATCGCTCCCCCTGCGGACTtcctgtcgctcgccgcgcttaCTGTCGTGTTTTTCTTGTCTGGGCTCTGCGGTGGCGCCCCTGCGGAAACTCGCGCGGTGTTGCACGCCTCGTGCGCTTTTTCTGGTCGCATCCGCGACTCTCTGTGCCCTCCTTCTGCTGTCTCATACGTGTGTCAATCTCTTGACTTTGAcgcgtttcttcgcgtctccggcCGAAGACTTCTTTTCGCTTTCCGCAAACTGGCTGCCTTCCTCGTTGAACAGCCACGCGCTTTTTGagggcttcttcttcgtaAAGAATGGGGCACGAGTCTCCTCACGCGCGACCCGTCCGCAAGGAAGTCGCCTCTCGAGTCTCGACGAACGCCTCCTTTCGTGTCCCTTTCAGCCTGACTCCGAACACAGCCGTAGACGAcgtcgcaggcctccgcgagctcCAGAGGCCGTCGAGGacgaagcagccgcgagTGAGGGCGAAGCCGAGCAGTCCAAGGCTGCTTCGGAGCGACAGAGCCGTGGCGGCACTCTCTCGCCGGCATTCTTTTTCCATCTGGGGGATCGCCACAACGAATTCCCAGCCCTGGACTTCGTGGCAGACCTCGAAGACCGCTGCGAACTCGTGCGAACCGAAGAGCAACGACGACCCCACGGCACGCCAAGCGCTTCTGCTTCCCAGCCACGCGcatcgtcgccgtccgccgccgtcgcaggTTTCGATTCCCCAGGGAGTGAAGCACGCGAACGCGGGAGGAGATCCCCGTGGACGCCACCGTCGTTTCTGGGccatgcagctgcggcgggggcAGAATCCCTCCCTCTCATTTCTTCGTCGAGTTCCAtcctgcctccgccagcgTCGATTGCTTACACGCGCGCGCTCCTTTCCCGcttggcggcggagggggagagtCCCGAGGAAGCAGGAAAGCGCGCGCTGCTACCGGGAGTCGACTTtccagcgacgcgcgtgtTTGTGCTCTATGTGCCGCACACCGGAGACCGGTCGTCTATGACGCAGATCGACCAGGCCTTCGGCTTCATTGAGTCTTGGAGGTACGCCTTCTCGGTTTCTCAAAACAAAAGAAAAGAGATCGTGGAGCTGcccgacgcgcgcctgcctcccgacttcagccgcgacgccctgACTGGGGAGaatctcttcttcgcgtcgagTTTGAAAAGCACCAAACACCCAGCCGGAAACGGCAGACAAACGCGCGACCGCTGGCGCCCTGTCCTGAGCGATGAGCTCGCAAGAGAAGAAGCCAGTCTCGAAGAGCACAGGGAAAGACGGGAACTCCACAGCCGAACCTCGGCTCTTGCATACGCGCCCGGCCccccttctgcgtcgcctccggcgccttcttTGCCTTCTGCCCtgccgtcttccgccgcttcctcgtcgcctggtTCGAGCCTCGTTCAGGCGAAAACCACAACGCCCCCGAAAGggaggcgagacgaaggcgagcaaGAGGGGGACGCCAAagcaggcgagccgcaggcgggcaTCGACGCTGAGGAGGCTGAAGTGCCTCTGACCCTGGAAGAAGCTCCAGAGATACAGGGCGAGATCGGAGGCTCCACAGCCCTACGGACGCCAGTCGTCAACGACGTTCTCATTGTCGTCGACCCGCGAGTGGAGGGCGTCCATCTGCCCTGGATCTGCGACGAGCTCGACGCCCTGGGCGGCATCGCAGGCGCCCGTCGCGACCTCCTCCGCCGACTCAGGAGAGGCCTTGCCTTGCGGCAGCGGAGTGCGACAAGCACCCAGAAAAATTCcacggcgcatgcagaacgCCTCTCCCCCGGCGCGTTggcgggagacgcgcagtCCGTGAGCAGGGAGAACGActccgaaggcgacgcacagGACCCCACGCAGAgtgcagaaaagagagaggcgctcgccgccgacacGCCCCCGCGGatcggcgaagacgcgcagcagcatcGCTGTCTCGTCGTGCGCCTGCTTCTCGACGAGACGCAGGGCCGCGCCTTCTGGACGCAGAAGCACCCCGCCATGCATTCTGTGAGCGCCTTGACGCACCCGCTGGTCGCCTGGCTCTTGGGGCAGTACGACCTAGCCCTGCGCAGCGACAAcgacgccttcctctcgcccgcgcttGTGCGGACGGACAACACGCCGTGGATCACGGGTGTGAACGAAGAGACTGGCGAGGCGGAGTTCGCATTCTTTACAGGCTGGGGCGGCTACAACTCAGAAACGAATCGCATCGTCCTTCCAGAGtacgcgcgcctcctcaagCTCAGACATCAACGCGTCCACAACGTCGGCAGCACGTGGTACGGGCGACCCAGCGacgtcgtccgcgccgcgagactcAGCGTCAag GTCGGAGATTTTCTGATGAACGCAGATCCAGTCTTCGTCCGTCTGGACGGCGAGTGGCCGACCTGGTACCGCGGGGTGCTTCTGCTGTACGCGGCGGAAATCGCTGTGAACCACCTCATCGACAGACGCCGACTTTTCGTCAGAAAAGACTTGCTAGACACCT cggcagctgagAAGATCAAGTGGACTGAGTCGCCGGGGCTGCACATCCACTGTTGGCACACGCCAGACTTCTTCAGCAAACACAGattcggcgacggcggctaCGACGAAAAAGCTCTGCTTGGCTCACCAGACTTTGACTTCGAAGACGTGCGCTGGTATGCCTTCTTGAACGCCAGCAACGGAAAACGGAGAcgggagctgcagcagcttgcgGCGAAG AGAGTCGCGAAGCGGGCCGAAGGAGACATTTTGGCTtatgcgcctctctcgcgcctgctggaGTCCGTCCTCGTGAAgcctttctcttcttgtCCGCTGGAAAAGCCGCACGCGGTCTATGGTGGCCGCGTGTGCTGCGTGTTCAAAAAGCGACTTTGTATGCGGAGCAAGTCTGGAaggcagacgaaggaggAACAAGGCACATGCTGCAAAAtaggccgcgacgccgagttCTGCGTCCTGCCGCCATGCCGAG ATTGGACTCCTGAAGAAGCTCCCTCCGAGCGCCCAACCCCAGAAGAGCAAACGTTTTCTTCCGCGCAGGACTCTGTACCAAGGGTGGACACGGGCGCCGACCCGACTGAGTACGCGACCCACGCGCAGGCACAtgcgcgcagcagcatgTGCAAATATATCAATCTAtaa